A stretch of the Musa acuminata AAA Group cultivar baxijiao chromosome BXJ2-7, Cavendish_Baxijiao_AAA, whole genome shotgun sequence genome encodes the following:
- the LOC135586582 gene encoding uncharacterized protein LOC135586582 isoform X3 — protein MEKCILKIKLKVPGTGICTNNPPDRDNAVLLFEDNAATDITSSSEEYTPLSNWKDMKRKRGHKAYHKKGKKVKLVKDPSPDLVSVNKEDNLEQVDDDQLGSEIDPEPPNGSNTPSVMSNIDTEMPNDRPSEKAGHSRVKVKLKSSRISEPHRSSSDAQTPSETEKSNPQVTLNIIEAASGKEESTYSDGQTSEMHNAVSEKLPRKAGSIRIKSSRGLGISSEIMQDRNLGKLVIPPQMLSKKNSVVADPARMQDLPVPRNSRQKERTQPYNDARHNEKELSAALVVIKKVMKMDAAVPFNTPVDPVALGIPVSITQDYFDIIDTPMDFGTIAHNLEHGLKYMNSEDVFKDVQYIWDNCFKYNNKGDYVVDLMKRVKKNFTKYWLAAGLYSDTAGVSESTQIEDASQSGQDKLYPKSKSKHKRRRYGIDQHKSDCLCAVCVVRRRRKEREAVQSQAYASDPNISGELKLEESSPLDNPCSEDATSSLGHSPETDPNADADEADDEEKFETSEQLDSVQLEKQEMDTENEFDHDKNGGNNQSCHQSLENGTEDSKSQLKGRYTEATQPEEQKVIQSKETSAHHYLQMTEKQEDQLNKMQENHLVLRLCNSLFPSNLKSVWNGPHSLSRHNVSFRNGPIHSAVEAFMKQ, from the exons ATGGAGAAGTGCATACTGAAAATCAAGCTTAAAGTTCCGGGAACTGGAATATGCACCAATAATCCTCCAGACAGAGACAATGCTGTTCTTCTGTTTGAGGACAATGCAGCCACTGACATAACATCATCATCTGAAGAATATACTCCTCTAAGTAATTGGAAAGACATGAAAAGGAAGCGTGGTCACAAAGCATACCACAAGAAAGGGAAGAAGGTTAAATTGGTCAAAGATCCATCACCTGACCTTGTTTCTGTAAATAAAGAAGATAACTTGGAACAAGTTGATGATGATCAGCTTGGATCTGAAATTGATCCTGAACCACCCAATGGGTCTAATACACCTAGTGTAATGTCAAATATTGATACTGAGATGCCCAATGATAGACCATCTGAAAAAGCAGGGCACAGTCGTGTTAAAGTGAAACTTAAGTCTTCCAGAATATCTGAACCCCACAGAAGTAGTTCGGATGCACAAACACCAAGTGAAACAGAAAAGAGCAACCCACAAGTTACACTAAATATTATCGAAGCAGCTTCTGGAAAGGAGGAGAGTACTTATTCAGATGGACAGACATCAGAGATGCACAATGCTGTTTCGGAGAAATTGCCAAGAAAAGCAGGGAGCATTAGGATTAAATCTTCAAGAGGTTTAGGTATTTCAAGTGAAATCATGCAAGACAGGAATCTTGGTAAACTTGTTATTCCTCCACAGATGCTGAGCAAGAAGAATTCAGTTGTTGCAGATCCTGCAAGAATGCAGGACTTACCAGTGCCCAGGAACTCAAGACAAAAGGAAAGAACACAGCCCTACAATGATGCTCGTCATAATGAGAAAGAGTTGAGTGCTGCCCTGGTG GTGATAAAGAAAGTGATGAAAATGGATGCGGCGGTTCCCTTCAACACCCCAGTTGATCCTGTAGCTTTGGGAATACCTGTGAGTATCACACAA GATTATTTTGAcattattgacactcctatggaCTTCGGCACTATAGCTCACAACCTAGAACATGGTCTTAAATACATGAATTCAGAAGATGTTTTCAAGGATGTGCAGTATATCTGGGACAATTGTTTTAAATACAACAATAAGGGTGATTATGTTGTGGACCTTATGAAACGGGTGAAAAAGAATTTCACAAAGTATTGGCTGGCCGCTGGGTTGTATTCTGATACAGCAG GTGTCTCTGAGAGCACTCAAATTGAGGATGCTTCACAATCAGGTCAGGATAAGCTGTATCCCAAAAGCAAGTCAAAGCATAAACGCCGACGTTATGG AATCGATCAGCACAAAAGCGATTGTCTCTGTGCTGTTTGTGTTGTTAGGCGTCGCAGAAAGGAACGAGAAGCTGTTCAAAGTCAAGCTTATGCAAGTGATCCTAATATATCTGGAGAGTTAAAGCTAGAG GAAAGCTCTCCTTTAGATAACCCTTGCAGTGAGGATGCTACCTCTAGTTTGGGCCATTCCCCAGAGACTGATCCAAATGCCGATGCAGatgaagctgatgatgaagaaaagTTCGAGACTTCTGAGCAACTAGACTCTGTGCAGCTGGAGAAGCAGGAAATGGACACTGAAAACGAGTTTGACCATGATAAAAATGGTGGGAATAATCAATCTTGCCACCAGTCTCTTGAGAATGGAACTGAGGACTCTAAATCACAGTTGAAAGGACGGTACACAGAAGCAACACAACCTGAAGAGCAGAAAGTTATCCAGAGCAAGGAAACATCTGCACATCATTATTTGCAGATGACAGAAAAACAAGAG GATCAGCTGAATAAGATGCAAGAGAACCATCTGGTTCTACGGCTATGCAATAGCCTCTTCCCAAGCAACCTTAAGTCTGTCTGGAACGGCCCCCATTCTTTGAGTCGGCATAATGTTTCTTTTCGAAACGGCCCCATTCATTCTGCCGTTGAAGCATTCATGAAACAATAA
- the LOC135586582 gene encoding bromodomain-containing protein C631.02-like isoform X2, giving the protein MEKCILKIKLKVPGTGICTNNPPDRDNAVLLFEDNAATDITSSSEEYTPLSNWKDMKRKRGHKAYHKKGKKVKLVKDPSPDLVSVNKEDNLEQVDDDQLGSEIDPEPPNGSNTPSVMSNIDTEMPNDRPSEKAGHSRVKVKLKSSRISEPHRSSSDAQTPSETEKSNPQVTLNIIEAASGKEESTYSDGQTSEMHNAVSEKLPRKAGSIRIKSSRGLGISSEIMQDRNLGKLVIPPQMLSKKNSVVADPARMQDLPVPRNSRQKERTQPYNDARHNEKELSAALVVIKKVMKMDAAVPFNTPVDPVALGIPDYFDIIDTPMDFGTIAHNLEHGLKYMNSEDVFKDVQYIWDNCFKYNNKGDYVVDLMKRVKKNFTKYWLAAGLYSDTAGVSESTQIEDASQSGQDKLYPKSKSKHKRRRYGIDQHKSDCLCAVCVVRRRRKEREAVQSQAYASDPNISGELKLEESSPLDNPCSEDATSSLGHSPETDPNADADEADDEEKFETSEQLDSVQLEKQEMDTENEFDHDKNGGNNQSCHQSLENGTEDSKSQLKGRYTEATQPEEQKVIQSKETSAHHYLQMTEKQEESPEQDQLNKMQENHLVLRLCNSLFPSNLKSVWNGPHSLSRHNVSFRNGPIHSAVEAFMKQ; this is encoded by the exons ATGGAGAAGTGCATACTGAAAATCAAGCTTAAAGTTCCGGGAACTGGAATATGCACCAATAATCCTCCAGACAGAGACAATGCTGTTCTTCTGTTTGAGGACAATGCAGCCACTGACATAACATCATCATCTGAAGAATATACTCCTCTAAGTAATTGGAAAGACATGAAAAGGAAGCGTGGTCACAAAGCATACCACAAGAAAGGGAAGAAGGTTAAATTGGTCAAAGATCCATCACCTGACCTTGTTTCTGTAAATAAAGAAGATAACTTGGAACAAGTTGATGATGATCAGCTTGGATCTGAAATTGATCCTGAACCACCCAATGGGTCTAATACACCTAGTGTAATGTCAAATATTGATACTGAGATGCCCAATGATAGACCATCTGAAAAAGCAGGGCACAGTCGTGTTAAAGTGAAACTTAAGTCTTCCAGAATATCTGAACCCCACAGAAGTAGTTCGGATGCACAAACACCAAGTGAAACAGAAAAGAGCAACCCACAAGTTACACTAAATATTATCGAAGCAGCTTCTGGAAAGGAGGAGAGTACTTATTCAGATGGACAGACATCAGAGATGCACAATGCTGTTTCGGAGAAATTGCCAAGAAAAGCAGGGAGCATTAGGATTAAATCTTCAAGAGGTTTAGGTATTTCAAGTGAAATCATGCAAGACAGGAATCTTGGTAAACTTGTTATTCCTCCACAGATGCTGAGCAAGAAGAATTCAGTTGTTGCAGATCCTGCAAGAATGCAGGACTTACCAGTGCCCAGGAACTCAAGACAAAAGGAAAGAACACAGCCCTACAATGATGCTCGTCATAATGAGAAAGAGTTGAGTGCTGCCCTGGTG GTGATAAAGAAAGTGATGAAAATGGATGCGGCGGTTCCCTTCAACACCCCAGTTGATCCTGTAGCTTTGGGAATACCT GATTATTTTGAcattattgacactcctatggaCTTCGGCACTATAGCTCACAACCTAGAACATGGTCTTAAATACATGAATTCAGAAGATGTTTTCAAGGATGTGCAGTATATCTGGGACAATTGTTTTAAATACAACAATAAGGGTGATTATGTTGTGGACCTTATGAAACGGGTGAAAAAGAATTTCACAAAGTATTGGCTGGCCGCTGGGTTGTATTCTGATACAGCAG GTGTCTCTGAGAGCACTCAAATTGAGGATGCTTCACAATCAGGTCAGGATAAGCTGTATCCCAAAAGCAAGTCAAAGCATAAACGCCGACGTTATGG AATCGATCAGCACAAAAGCGATTGTCTCTGTGCTGTTTGTGTTGTTAGGCGTCGCAGAAAGGAACGAGAAGCTGTTCAAAGTCAAGCTTATGCAAGTGATCCTAATATATCTGGAGAGTTAAAGCTAGAG GAAAGCTCTCCTTTAGATAACCCTTGCAGTGAGGATGCTACCTCTAGTTTGGGCCATTCCCCAGAGACTGATCCAAATGCCGATGCAGatgaagctgatgatgaagaaaagTTCGAGACTTCTGAGCAACTAGACTCTGTGCAGCTGGAGAAGCAGGAAATGGACACTGAAAACGAGTTTGACCATGATAAAAATGGTGGGAATAATCAATCTTGCCACCAGTCTCTTGAGAATGGAACTGAGGACTCTAAATCACAGTTGAAAGGACGGTACACAGAAGCAACACAACCTGAAGAGCAGAAAGTTATCCAGAGCAAGGAAACATCTGCACATCATTATTTGCAGATGACAGAAAAACAAGAG GAATCACCTGAACAGGATCAGCTGAATAAGATGCAAGAGAACCATCTGGTTCTACGGCTATGCAATAGCCTCTTCCCAAGCAACCTTAAGTCTGTCTGGAACGGCCCCCATTCTTTGAGTCGGCATAATGTTTCTTTTCGAAACGGCCCCATTCATTCTGCCGTTGAAGCATTCATGAAACAATAA
- the LOC135586582 gene encoding uncharacterized protein LOC135586582 isoform X1 — protein MEKCILKIKLKVPGTGICTNNPPDRDNAVLLFEDNAATDITSSSEEYTPLSNWKDMKRKRGHKAYHKKGKKVKLVKDPSPDLVSVNKEDNLEQVDDDQLGSEIDPEPPNGSNTPSVMSNIDTEMPNDRPSEKAGHSRVKVKLKSSRISEPHRSSSDAQTPSETEKSNPQVTLNIIEAASGKEESTYSDGQTSEMHNAVSEKLPRKAGSIRIKSSRGLGISSEIMQDRNLGKLVIPPQMLSKKNSVVADPARMQDLPVPRNSRQKERTQPYNDARHNEKELSAALVVIKKVMKMDAAVPFNTPVDPVALGIPVSITQDYFDIIDTPMDFGTIAHNLEHGLKYMNSEDVFKDVQYIWDNCFKYNNKGDYVVDLMKRVKKNFTKYWLAAGLYSDTAGVSESTQIEDASQSGQDKLYPKSKSKHKRRRYGIDQHKSDCLCAVCVVRRRRKEREAVQSQAYASDPNISGELKLEESSPLDNPCSEDATSSLGHSPETDPNADADEADDEEKFETSEQLDSVQLEKQEMDTENEFDHDKNGGNNQSCHQSLENGTEDSKSQLKGRYTEATQPEEQKVIQSKETSAHHYLQMTEKQEESPEQDQLNKMQENHLVLRLCNSLFPSNLKSVWNGPHSLSRHNVSFRNGPIHSAVEAFMKQ, from the exons ATGGAGAAGTGCATACTGAAAATCAAGCTTAAAGTTCCGGGAACTGGAATATGCACCAATAATCCTCCAGACAGAGACAATGCTGTTCTTCTGTTTGAGGACAATGCAGCCACTGACATAACATCATCATCTGAAGAATATACTCCTCTAAGTAATTGGAAAGACATGAAAAGGAAGCGTGGTCACAAAGCATACCACAAGAAAGGGAAGAAGGTTAAATTGGTCAAAGATCCATCACCTGACCTTGTTTCTGTAAATAAAGAAGATAACTTGGAACAAGTTGATGATGATCAGCTTGGATCTGAAATTGATCCTGAACCACCCAATGGGTCTAATACACCTAGTGTAATGTCAAATATTGATACTGAGATGCCCAATGATAGACCATCTGAAAAAGCAGGGCACAGTCGTGTTAAAGTGAAACTTAAGTCTTCCAGAATATCTGAACCCCACAGAAGTAGTTCGGATGCACAAACACCAAGTGAAACAGAAAAGAGCAACCCACAAGTTACACTAAATATTATCGAAGCAGCTTCTGGAAAGGAGGAGAGTACTTATTCAGATGGACAGACATCAGAGATGCACAATGCTGTTTCGGAGAAATTGCCAAGAAAAGCAGGGAGCATTAGGATTAAATCTTCAAGAGGTTTAGGTATTTCAAGTGAAATCATGCAAGACAGGAATCTTGGTAAACTTGTTATTCCTCCACAGATGCTGAGCAAGAAGAATTCAGTTGTTGCAGATCCTGCAAGAATGCAGGACTTACCAGTGCCCAGGAACTCAAGACAAAAGGAAAGAACACAGCCCTACAATGATGCTCGTCATAATGAGAAAGAGTTGAGTGCTGCCCTGGTG GTGATAAAGAAAGTGATGAAAATGGATGCGGCGGTTCCCTTCAACACCCCAGTTGATCCTGTAGCTTTGGGAATACCTGTGAGTATCACACAA GATTATTTTGAcattattgacactcctatggaCTTCGGCACTATAGCTCACAACCTAGAACATGGTCTTAAATACATGAATTCAGAAGATGTTTTCAAGGATGTGCAGTATATCTGGGACAATTGTTTTAAATACAACAATAAGGGTGATTATGTTGTGGACCTTATGAAACGGGTGAAAAAGAATTTCACAAAGTATTGGCTGGCCGCTGGGTTGTATTCTGATACAGCAG GTGTCTCTGAGAGCACTCAAATTGAGGATGCTTCACAATCAGGTCAGGATAAGCTGTATCCCAAAAGCAAGTCAAAGCATAAACGCCGACGTTATGG AATCGATCAGCACAAAAGCGATTGTCTCTGTGCTGTTTGTGTTGTTAGGCGTCGCAGAAAGGAACGAGAAGCTGTTCAAAGTCAAGCTTATGCAAGTGATCCTAATATATCTGGAGAGTTAAAGCTAGAG GAAAGCTCTCCTTTAGATAACCCTTGCAGTGAGGATGCTACCTCTAGTTTGGGCCATTCCCCAGAGACTGATCCAAATGCCGATGCAGatgaagctgatgatgaagaaaagTTCGAGACTTCTGAGCAACTAGACTCTGTGCAGCTGGAGAAGCAGGAAATGGACACTGAAAACGAGTTTGACCATGATAAAAATGGTGGGAATAATCAATCTTGCCACCAGTCTCTTGAGAATGGAACTGAGGACTCTAAATCACAGTTGAAAGGACGGTACACAGAAGCAACACAACCTGAAGAGCAGAAAGTTATCCAGAGCAAGGAAACATCTGCACATCATTATTTGCAGATGACAGAAAAACAAGAG GAATCACCTGAACAGGATCAGCTGAATAAGATGCAAGAGAACCATCTGGTTCTACGGCTATGCAATAGCCTCTTCCCAAGCAACCTTAAGTCTGTCTGGAACGGCCCCCATTCTTTGAGTCGGCATAATGTTTCTTTTCGAAACGGCCCCATTCATTCTGCCGTTGAAGCATTCATGAAACAATAA
- the LOC135585846 gene encoding adenylate kinase, chloroplastic-like: MSIFCTNLLFKLYGEIRHGEVRAAIYGEQHFTVGIPPIRLLCAEEEGGETMASLALPSVTATQAAKPGPPPALSPPTPNSVRAVIFSQSLETSRTALRCRINKGRRFSSRPLRNPSAVAEQSATIVAAVKTEEPLKVMISGAPASGKGTQCELIKKKYGLVHIAAGDLLRAEIASGTEKGKLAKEYMEKGMLVPDEIVVMMVKERLLQPDAQENGWLLDGYPRSFSQAKALEDLGIRPDIFILLEVSEEDLVERVVGRRLDPVTGKIYHLKYSPPENEEIAARLTQRFDDTEEKVKLRLQTHHQNVEAVLATYEDITVRINGSVVKEDVFAEIDKALSSVIDKKPTSSSASMAAGVTH; encoded by the exons ATGTCAATATTTTGCACAAATCTCCTGTTCAAATTGTACGGTGAGATTCGTCACGGTGAAGTCCGGGCAGCAATTTATGGTGAGCAGCACTTCACCGTCGGCATCCCCCCGATTCGTCTCCTGTGCGCCGAAGAGGAGGGCGGAGAGACCATGGCTTCTTTGGCACTCCCCTCCGTGACGGCTACACAAGCTGCAAAGCCCGGTCCTCCCCCGGCTCTCTCACCTCCCACGCCCAATTCGGTCAGAGCCGTCATCTTCTCCCAGTCCTTGGAGACATCGAGAACAGCTCTCCGTTGCCGAATCAACAAGGGTCGCCGTTTTTCCTCACGGCCACTGCGGAATCCGTCAGCCGTCGCGGAGCAGTCAGCCACG ATTGTAGCGGCCGTGAAAACTGAGGAGCCCTTGAAGGTTATGATATCCGGAGCTCCTGCATCTGGGAAGGGAACACAATGCGAGCTCATCAAGAAGAAG TATGGGTTGGTTCATATAGCTGCAGGGGATTTGCTTAGGGCAGAAATTGCATCTGGGACTGAAAAGGGGAAGCTTGCCAAAGAGTACATGGAGAAAGGGATGTTAGTCCCTGATGAAATTGTTGTCATG ATGGTGAAAGAACGCCTTCTCCAACCAGATGCTCAAGAAAATGGTTGGCTTTTAGATGGATACCCAAGAAGTTTCTCACAAGCAAAAGCTTTAGAAGATCTTGGAATCCGGCCTGACATTTTTATTCTTTTGGAA GTTTCTGAAGAAGACCTTGTCGAGCGAGTGGTTGGCAGAAGGCTTGATCCTGTTACTGGAAAAATATACCACCTAAAGTACTCTCCACCTGAGAATGAAGAAATTGCTGCAAGGCTTACACAGCGTTTTGATGATACTGAAGAGAAG GTAAAGTTGAGATTGCAGACTCATCACCAGAATGTTGAAGCTGTACTTGCAACGTATGAAGACATTACAGTCAGG ATAAATGGAAGTGTTGTCAAGGAAGATGTGTTTGCTGAAATAGACAAGGCATTGTCTTCAGTGATCGATAAGAAACCAACAAGTAGTTCTGCATCCATGGCTGCTGGTGTAACCCATTAG
- the LOC135617829 gene encoding MICOS complex subunit MIC10-like, translating to MAEEAAGGGGSVSVSEKKDAPSLRRYDLDPKLDACLDLSIRRLVYSSVAGASAALLFFRSRTTRWASVAFGAGVGIGAAYTECSYILNGSSPKRPQRISPFPSLSQEEK from the exons ATGGCTGAAGAGGCCGCAGGAGGAGGCGGCAGTGTCAGCGTCAGTGAGAAGAAGGATGCACCTTCGCTTCGGCGCTACGACTTGGATCCGAAGTTGGACGCCTGCCTCGACCTCTCCATCCGCCGCCTCGTCTACTCCTCCGTCGCTGGTGCCTCGGCCGCCCTTCTCTTCTTCC GGAGTCGAACTACACGATGGGCATCTGTAGCTTTTGGTGCTGGTGTTGGAATTGGAGCTGCATATACTGAATGTTCTTACATTCTCAATGGTTCTTCACCAAAGCGGCCACAGAGGATTTCgcctttcccttctctttctcAA GAGGAGAAGTAA
- the LOC103992637 gene encoding phospholipase D delta yields the protein MGKGSSAPGITKFLHGDLDIWILEARSLPNMDLMTERMRKCFTVYGACGVPCGKPDNHRGVSKIITSDPYVSVCVSGATIAQTRVIPNSENPKWEEHFRVPVAHPASKIEFQVKDNDVFGAQLIGVAVIPVDKILSGETVSGWFPVVDPSGNSTKPYPELHFSLQFRNIEQNPLYKDGVGAGPNYSGVPNAYFPLHNQGSVTLYQDAHVPDNMLPNIALDEGKTYEQNKCWEDICHAIVEAHHLIYIIGWSVYHRVKLIREPTKPVPNGGELSLGELLKYKTQEGVRVVMLIWDDKTSHDKFLLKTDGVMHTHDEETRKFFKHSSVHCVLAPRYASNKLSIFKQQVVGTLFTHHQKCVIVDTQAGGNNRKISAFIGGLDLCDGRYDTPEHRLFRDLDTVFGKDFHNPTFPGTNQGPRQPWHDLHCKIEGPAAHDILTNFEQRWRKATKWRDFKLRKVTHWHDDALIKIERISWILSPSAYKSDTETSDEKDLENWHVQIFRSIDSGSVKGFPKHVHEAEGKNLVCAKNLKIDKSIHSAYVKAIRSAQHFIYIENQYFVGSSYHWPSYKNAGADNLIPMELALKIVSKIKAKERFAVYVVVPLWPEGIPTSAAVQEILFWQGQTMSMMYKVVGDALKEEGLSESHHPQDYLNFYCLGKCEPVLKEKLPANQSPENSTQRLSQKFRRFMIYVHSKGMIVDDEYVVIGSANINQRSMEGSRDTEIAMGAYQPHYRWAEKHTHPRGQVYGYRMSLWAEHLGMLDDLFREPQTMECVRHVNKVAEFNWQSYASPEIKEMNGHLMRYPVKVERDGRVGPLPGHENFPDVGGKILGAHSTLPDVLTT from the exons ATGGGAAAAGGATCTTCTGCACCTGGGATCACCAAGTTCTTGCATGGGGACTTGGACATCTGGATTTTAGAAGCCAGATCACTTCCAAACATGGATTTAATGACAGAGAGGATGAGAAAATGTTTCACTGTGTATGGAGCTTGTGGTGTACCCTGTGGGAAACCTGATAATCACAGAGGCGTGAGCAAAATCATAACCAGTGATCCCTATGTTTCTGTTTGTGTATCCGGAGCAACAATAGCTCAAACTCGAGTAATTCCAAACAGTGAAAATCCAAAATGGGAAGAACACTTCCGTGTGCCAGTCGCCCACCCTGCATCAAAGATTGAGTTTCAAGTGAAAGACAATGATGTTTTTGGAGCACAACTTATTGGAGTAGCTGTGATTCCAGTAGATAAAATACTCTCGGGAGAAACAGTCAGTGGTTGGTTTCCAGTGGTTGATCCTAGTGGGAACTCAACGAAACCATATCCAGAACTGCATTTTTCCTTGCAATTCAGAAATATAGAGCAAAATCCTTTGTATAAAGATGGAGTTGGTGCTGGTCCAAATTATTCTGGTGTGCCTAATGCATACTTCCCTCTTCATAATCAAGGAAGTGTTACCCTTTACCAGGATGCCCATGTTCCAGATAACATGCTGCCTAATATTGCACTAGATGAGGGGAAGACTTATGAGCAAAACAAATGTTGGGAGGACATCTGCCATGCAATCGTGGAAGCTCATCACCTTATCTACATAATTGGATGGTCAGTCTATCACCGAGTGAAGCTTATAAGGGAACCAACAAAGCCAGTGCCAAATGGCGGGGAATTATCACTTGGGGAGCTTTTGAAGTACAAGACACAGGAAGGAGTTCGTGTGGTGATGTTGATTTGGGATGACAAAACATCACATGACAAGTTTCTTTTGAAAACG GATGGTGTCATGCATACACACGATGAAGAAACTCGCAAGTTTTTTAAGCATTCAAGTGTACATTGTGTCCTGGCCCCTCGTTATGCCAGCAACAAGCTCAGCATATTCAAGCAGCAG GTTGTAGGAACTCTATTTACACACCATCAAAAGTGTGTCATTGTTGACACTCAAGCAGGTGGAAACAATCGGAAAATATCAGCCTTTATTGGTGGACTTGATTTATGTGATGGAAGATATGACACACCTGAACACAGGCTCTTCCGTGATCTGGATACTGTTTTTGGAAAAGACTTCCACAACCCTACGTTCCCT GGTACCAACCAAGGCCCAAGGCAGCCATGGCATGATTTACATTGCAAAATTGAGGGTCCTGCTGCACACGACATCCTGACAAATTTTGAACAACGATGGAGGAAAGCTACAAAATGGAGAGATTTCAAGCTTAGAAAGGTCACACATTGGCATGATGATGCCTTGATTAAGATTGAACGAATCTCATGGATTCTCTCCCCTTCTGCCTACAAATCTGACACTGAGACTTCTGATGAAAAGGATCTTGAAAATTGGCATGTGCAG ATTTTTCGATCAATTGATTCAGGATCAGTAAAAGGATTCCCAAAACACGTACACGAAGCAGAGGGAAAG AATCTTGTCTGTGCAAAGAACTTGAAGATAGATAAGAGCATACACAGTGCATATGTGAAGGCAATAAGATCAGCACAGCACTTTATATATATAGAGAATCAGTATTTTGTTGGATCTTCTTACCATTGGCCATCATACAAAAATGCAG GTGCTGATAATCTGATACCTATGGAGTTAGCTCTGAAAATTGTCAGCAAAATCAAGGCAAAAGAAAGATTTGCAGTGTATGTTGTGGTACCATTGTGGCCTGAAGGAATTCCTACTAGTGCTGCTGTTCAAGAAATACTCTTCTGGCAG GGGCAAACAATGTCTATGATGTATAAAGTTGTTGGAGATGCCCTCAAAGAGGAAGGACTTTCTGAAAGTCATCATCCTCAAGATTATTTGAACTTTTATTGTCTTGGCAAGTGTGAACCTGTTCTAAAGGAAAAATTACCAGCTAACCAATCTCCAGAAAATTCCACACAG CGCTTGTCTCAAAAATTCCGCAGATTTATGATATACGTGCATTCAAAAGGGATGATTGTTGATGATGAATATGTAGTCATTGGATCTGCAAACATTAACCAAAGATCTATGGAGGGTTCAAGGGACACAGAAATTGCAATGGGTGCCTATCAGCCACATTACCGGTGGGCCGAAAAGCACACCCATCCTCGTGGACAG GTTTATGGATATCGAATGTCGCTATGGGCGGAGCACTTGGGCATGCTGGATGACCTCTTCCGTGAACCGCAGACCATGGAATGCGTCAGACATGTGAATAAAGTAGCAGAATTCAATTGGCAGTCCTATGCGTCCCCTGAGATCAAGGAGATGAACGGCCACCTGATGCGGTACCCGGTGAAGGTGGAGCGAGATGGGAGAGTCGGTCCCTTGCCGGGGCATGAGAACTTCCCTGATGTGGGCGGTAAGATTCTGGGAGCACACTCCACTCTTCCTGATGTGCTAACGACGTAG